In Malaclemys terrapin pileata isolate rMalTer1 chromosome 10, rMalTer1.hap1, whole genome shotgun sequence, the DNA window ctggcccttaccTTGTGTGATGAGTTGATACAGTAAAACTGATGGATCAGAGAGTAATTTTCTGtagtgtatattttatttttatctcctCTTATTTTATTGTCTTagcaaatatatttttgaaatgtgACAGATATAATGTGTAGGACTTTATAGCATGGGAAATTATTATTGTAAATAATTGTTTCTCTAAGATTTATACTACTataccgctacctcgatataacgccacccgatataacacgaatttggatataacgcggtaaagcagtgctcccggggggggggggaggggggctgtgcacgCCGGTGGATCAATagaacacagtttcacctataacgcggtaagattttttggctcccaaggacagcgttatatcgaggtagaggtgtatattactTCTTGTACAAGTCTGCAGTTAGAGTTtgtatggaaaaaaatatataaataatcatTCAAAAACCCCTAATCCAGCAGAACCTTCAAATGTGGTCGGTAGCCGTTCGCCAGTCTGCTGTGTTTTAGATACAACCTGTGGGGGCTGGCTATGCTAAAGCTGGATTTACAGTAAGAATGTTTACCAAGTTTAGGACCATTGTGGTTCTACATGTGCCAGACATGGTAGAAGCCCCAGCATAGGCCAAGTGAAGGTATTTTGACGACCATGTATCTTACCCTGGTGTCATGGTGGCAAAAATCATGCACAAGCATTTCCACAGTTTCTAGCAACGGTTAAGCCGAACCAGCAGGCCAAGTTCCATGGTAGGAAAATTGCTAGAAATTCTCAGAACAGACTGGCCTAACATACCAAAGACCCACACCTAACTTCTGAGCTTATTTAACATCACTGAGTTTACCCTAGCGTAGCCCAGACCTGAATCCAGCCCAAGACTGATGTGCAATGGTGATACTTAAATGTTTTTACCTGTCTGAAAGTTTTTACCAGTTTGAGAGAGATCTCCAACACACAGATGGCCTGGGTCCAGTGCCCACAGGAGTCACTGGAGAGACTCCCATTCCCTTCTATTGGGGTGGGATATGGTCTGGTGATAAAAGCTTTCAAACCACAGACAAATTCTGAGTGGTCTAATAGATCCCTCCAATATCTCTGTGAATGCTTGAGCATTTTGGTTTCAGTGCTGGTGACTCAACCAACGAGCAAGTACTAGCCATCCATCAATGACAATACAAGCACAGGCAGATATTAGGGCTGTTTGCATATATTTAGTTTAACAGTAAGTGTAAATTATAACTAGGACTATCTACAGGCTCCTAGAGAGTTGCCAATGTATCCCTCAATGTCAAAATGTGGACAGCCCCACAATAATGTATTTACCAGATACTCATAAAAATACTTTGCTCTTCTGTAGGGCCTTCTACTTAAGGATTTCAAAGCGCATTATTAGAGAGTTAAAAGCTCACACCATCTCCATTAGGTAATATTATTCCAATTTTGCAGAGCGGAAAACTGAGCAACCCAGCAatgtgtggcagaggcaggaataaaaCCCATGTCTCTATTTCCAGTCCTGTGCAGTAGCCACTAAAACCATCCTTTCCTTGTCCCATCAAGTTTTCCTTTACTTTATACTttgatatacctatctcatagaactggaagggaccctgaagggtcatcaagccaagccaagccccttgccttcactagcaggaccaagtactgattttgccccagatccctaagtggccccctcaaggactgaactcacaatcctgggtttagcaggccaatgctcaaaccactcagctatctctccccacccaccttcaCTTTTGATCAGGCTATGGGAATGATTTCTGTTTCTTACAGGTACCACAATGGAACTTTGCTGGATTCCTCAGTGTACAAATATAATAGCAAGCTGGTGTTAAGGAACCTGAAGGTAGACCAGGCAGGAGAGTACTTCTGCAAGGCGAGCAATGATGCAGGGTCTGTGAAATCCCAAGCTGCTAAACTTTCTGTAATAGGTAAGAAAATGTGGCATGTTACAAGAAGTTGGGAATTGCCAATGTGCAAAATCAGTGGGCACACATGTTGAGGCAATTTAGGACAAGTTTTGCGGAAATAATATTCATTATTAGTACATTAATAAAAGATACATTCAATATTAGCCAGACAGTCCTGTGCACTTTGGATCACCTACCAACTTTCAGTTTAATGACCTACCCAAAATACTTGTCCTTTGCACTCTCTGCCATATGAGCGGAGTATCTCAGTCCTTTTAGATAATGGGGCTGAGGCCCCAGTTCAACAAagcgcttaagcatgtgctttacttTAAGAATATGTTTAAGTTCATCCCTATTGAGCAAAACACTCAGGCACATGCTTCACCTTAATAACTAAAGGAAATTCTTCAGTTGAATGGGATGTTAGCACATGCTtgagtgcttttctgaatagaCGGACCTTAATCACGtcttttaagcatgtgctttgctgaactagaACCACAGGCATTTGACTAAACAGAAGCTTGTAACGCAGCCAATTATTCTGAATTTAAAAACCTTATTGCTATTGAAATAATGGTTATCAATATCTGAGGGGTTCAGATGTATCATGTGGCAACAAACAGCACAGAAATATCTACACATTCACtaataaaatctattttaacaGCAAGCGATGAAGCTTCCTGCGATCCAAGACCTGAAAGCTACTTCATCAGACTCCCACATGACTGTTTCCAAAACGCAACTAACTCCTTGTACTACGACGTTGGTAAATGTCCAGCAAACATATGTGCTGGAAAGATAGATCAAGGACTCCAGTGCAAAGACCGTGCTGCTTACTGCTGTGGGGTCTCCAAAATGGAAATAAGAGAAATATCGTGCAGTGGATACACCCTTCCCACTAAAGTTGCTGTGGAATGTGGCTGTAGCGTGTGCACTGAGATCAAGATGACAGTCCGGGGGAGAGCCATAGCTGCAGATAATGGTGAACCAATAAGGTTTGGCCATATATACATAGGGAACAACAGAATCAGCATGACTGGCTACAAGGGAACCTTCTCTGTCCACATCCCAGCAGACACAGAGAGGCTGGTTCTTACTTTTGTCGACCGCCTACAGAAGTTTGTGAACACGACTAAAGTTTTGCCTTTCAACAAAAAGGGAGGTGCCGTGTTTCACGAGATCAAGTTACTAAGAAAGAAAGCCCCAGTTATGTTAGAGTCCTCTGAAACGAACACGATTCCCTTAGGAGACATGGAAGGGGATGATCCGATAGCTGAACTAGAAATTCCTCCCAATACGTTTTATAGGCAGAATGGTGAACTCTACACAGGCAAAGTGAAAGCCAGTGTTACGTTTCTGGACCCAAGAAATATGTCAACAGCTACAGCAGCACAAAGTGACCTGAACTACATAAATGAGGAAGGCGACATGCTCCCGCTGCACACATATGGTATGttttccatggacttcactgaTGAAACAGCCACCGAGTTTCTTAATGCAGGGAAAGTAAGGGTTCACCTGGACTCTGCGCAGGTCAGGATACCAGAACACCTGCAGCAGATGAAGCTTTGGTCACTGAACCCAGAGACAGGAttgtgggaggaagaaggggactTCAAACCTGACCAAAGCACACGTCGCAAACGGGAGGAAAGAATTTTCTTGGTTGGCAATATGGAgatcagagagaggaggctcttCAACCTGGATGTCCCAGAGAGCAGAAGGTGTTACGTCAAGGTACGAGCTTACAGAAGTGAGAGATTTCTGCCCAGCGAACAAGTTGAGGGGGCTGTGATTTCCCTTATAAACATGGAGCCTGCATCAGGTTATTCATCCAACCCTAGAGCATGGGGACGCTTTGACAGCGCAGTCACTGGTCCCAACGGGGCTTGCTTACCAGCTTTCTGCGATGAGCAACGTCCAGATGCCTACTCAGCTTATATCctggcaagcctggagggagaagAACTTGAAGCTGTGCCCTCTTCTCCCAGACTCAACCCTAACGCCGTCGGAGTCCCACAGCCATATCTCAACAAGCTCAACTACAGGAGGACAGATCACGTGGATCCTAGAATTAAGAAAACTGCCTTCAGTATCACAGTGGCCAAACCAAGTCCAAGCACGGCAGGAGAGAGCAATGGCCCCATCTACGCCAGTGAAAACCTAAGAGAATGTGAGCAAGCACACTACAGTGCCGCTCATTTCAGATTTTACAGAGTAGAGAGAGACCGATATGATTACAATACAGTTCCCTTCAATGAAAATGATCCAATGAGTTGGACTGAAGACTACCAGGCTTGGTGGCCCAACCCAATGGAATATAGGGCATGTTATATGAAAGTAAAAATTAACGGACCCCAAGAGGTGAACATAAGATCTCACAACATGGGTGGCACGCATCCATACACAGTCGGCAAGCTTTACGGCATCCGAGATGTGCGCACCATTCGAGACATGGAGCAATCAGATCTTTCCACAGTGTGCCTGGAATTTAAGTGCAGTGGAATGCTGTATGACCAAGACCGTGTAGACCGTACACTGGTAAGAATCATTCCCCAAGGAAAGTGTTACAGAGAAAGTGTTAATAGCATGCTCCAGGAATACCTAGTGAACCACCCCCCACTTGCTGTAAATAATGAATCCGGGGAGTACACAATGTTGGCACCTCTTGACCCTCTTGGACATAATTATGGAATCTACACAGTCACTGACCAGAACCCTAGCATAGCCAAGGAAATCGCTCTGGGTAGATGTTTCGATGGCACGTCTGATGGTACTTCCCGAGTTATGAAGAGCAACATAGGCATAGCATTAACTTTTAACTGTGTTGAAAGAGAGGTGGCGCAGCAAAGCTTATTCCAGTCTCTGCAGAATTCACCTAGGCGGAGAGAAAGAACAGGGATCAGAAGGCAACAAAGAGACATCGGCATTGGCCAGGCCAAGATGAGAAGAGTTACCCAACGCAGAAGTTCACCAAGAGTTCAGTGTACCCCAACAGATTAGAAACATACCAGGGCACCATTACAGTACCCATATTTGATTAAATATATTCTAAAAGGAATAGCTACCTGCCAATAAGCTAATCTAAGTACATCTGCTCAGCTGCAGTTGGGGATCATTACTGAATTTCTGGAGACATCATTTCTATACTCACTCAACTCGAGTAATTAAGGTTCATCaatttctgattttctttttattgCACCACAAAGGAGAGATATGAAGCATATTTGGGGCCAATCGTATTACCCTGTTAACATCCTTAGTTAAATGCAATCACCATAAAATCTTATTTTTGCCTGATGTTAAACAACTTCAAACTTTGACCTAACGGGGAAAAATTCAGAGATTAAATAATGCACATAAAATATTGTTCTATGTTCTGGATTCAAAGACTTTGCCAGCTAGGAGTACATGAACAATAAAAAGGAATAAACCGATTTCTTCATACTGAATTCAACTGCAAGATTTTGTActtgaaatgtaaatattttatttatttccttgctTATTTTAGAACTGTGTATTCATTACTGAAGTATTGTATAGTGCATTtattttagtttgtgtttttgtagCATACTGAGAAGAAGTCATGTGGATTTTTAGGTTTCACTTGCCTAAGGctactgttttgttttgcttcttgCTTGATTCAAGTCAAACTTCCACACTGTAAAATAGTGTAGATTCATAAAAAGGTAATTTTTGTAACGTCGATAGTGCTGTATTCCTTCTGTGTCTGAGGGGTCTAGATTAATGTTCAAGTAACAAAATAGTTATTCCTGGCAAGGAATAATTTGCTAAATTAAAaggtgaatattttttttcttttcatgaacAATTCCCAAAACAGAACACAAAATCCTTAATCCAAGTCAGATTCTGGCGGACGCTGTGGGCACAGCTCTGCTAGCACAAAGCAGTTGTAAAACTGCTCTAAATGGGCAACTGGGGATTTTTCCAGGGCTTGAGTCAGGGCATGTTGCGGCAATTACGAGCCAATGCAATctggagcagccctgaggctactCTAAGGAACGCCGACAGCCAAATTGGCACCCAGCAGCCCCTGAGATGGGGAAAGTGCTCCCCCCCATCTCCTCAGCTGCACTGTGCAGAGCTGTCATGGAGGTGAGGATCTAGGCCTTACTTTGTTCTTTGAGGTTCTAACTTTGTTCATTCTTGGAAAGTTATCATGAATTTCTTCAGTACTTCGAACCTGATCCGCTGATTGCTCATGAACCATATTCTCAATCTGCGTCACACTGGCTAGTTGCACAAGACATAGGGAATTGTTTCTCTTCCCGGAATGGCTGACATATGCAACTAACCAACAAAGAGCAAACTGTATATTTTACAATCAAACAAACCACTTGAAATGAATATTTAAGTTTAAGATTTGGGCTAGTAAACCTCAAGCACGGGACTGTGCATGGAAAGAGATCACTAAAAGGTAACCAATGCACTTagattggggtgggcaaactatggcccgcgagCCGCTTCCAGACGTCAGACGTTTTTATCCGGCGCTCGAGCTCCTGCCTGGGAGCGGGGTCGGAGGCTTGCCCCGCTTCACCCGCCCGGTGCTCCCCAGACCCCGACTCACAATTCCCTTGATGAGCACCATCTTCTGGCACGCAGAGCCACACTGCACAGGCACGACTTCACCACGCTGTTTCTGGGATCGGAACCCCACGCCTATGTGGCAGCCCCCGCCCCATGTGGCAGCACGCCCAATCCCCTCCCAGTCTCCTACGGCCCCACCTCAAGAGCCTCAAAACCGCCCAGGGGTCACACCCGTCCCAGCTAGGGTACCTCTGCCCGTGGCGGTGCCTGGTACGGCCGCCTTGGTGTCACTCCTGGCAGGGCCCCTAGGAGTCCCCAGTACCGCCCCTGTAGagccccccgccacaccccacgAGTCCCCCCTCTCCCTACCTCAGTAACATCCCTTACAGAGCCGCCCCATGCTAACTCTCATAgagtccccctctcccaccaggcattcatggcccgccatacaatttccatacccggatgcggccctcaggccaaaaagtttgcccacccctgacttagaTCAAAATTCACTTCAGAAGTGAAACGAATACTCAGGTCTAATTTTTTCCTACTACTCACTCAACCCTCATGTTTAGTAAGTAATTTCCAAACCAGATAATATGCTTgaccctgatccaaagcttactgaagtcaatggaagtcttccaATATATTTAGTGGATCAGTCCTCAGTGAtctatgttgggggtgggggagagggcaagAAAGTTCAGCTTGACTGATtttaatagttaaaaaaaaaaacacctctgatCAATGGGCAAGAAATGCCATGATAAGCTATGTTCTTGTGGACCAAACTGTCAATTAATGAGGCTAagtgaaaagaaaacaagaaaattcGGGCATTTTTTCACTTTCatactagtgattttgggtcaTTCCTCTTTTATTTGTGTCTATTCCTCTGCAATAGTTTGCCTTGAGCTCCTGCTAGCAGAGCCAAGATGGATCACTGGCTTGATTCTTCCTCCAAAGTCGCTGGCTTGCCTAGATCAGCAATGCATTTTTCAGACTAAGCacatctttcccccctccccccgcagacaCAGAATGTAAAACGCACCTGTTTAAATCTGGAACAACACTATGGGTTTACCCTAGGGAAAGTGAGCTCAGAATCTGACCCAGAGTATGTGCATACTTAACAAAGCTAGCGTTTTTCCTTTGGGGAGAACTTTCTAAAATTCATTTAGTACCGATGAAAGAGTCCCGAGTCACAGCCTAGGGGACTGAAATCCTTTTTATCCAGAGAATGGGTACAGCATGGGAAGCAGCAATGAAAGCTTCCCTATACTGCCCCACCAATAAGCCTGACCTAGAAGGACAAGACGGTTCAGGACTCCATAGCTATTCAATCCTTGATtgctctgctgagactgctgaGGAGGTTACCGCTGAGAGccaagggtggtggtgggttttCTGATGTGGAGACTTATTTGCTGTTAACTAGATGGAGATCATCAATTCATTCCATGTAGGCTCAAAAGCCACCAGTCAGATGCTAACACCCTTTCACTGCTAACATAAGCAAGAAAGGCTCCATCTCTCATTCCCCATCTCAGGAGCCATCTAGTCCAAACACAATTGTAAGACAACTCATTAAATAACCCCACAAAACTTAGCCAGCCCCCATCTCTGATCCACAATCTTTATAATATTCTTCAGTCTTGTGTCCTAGGTTGCATCTGTCCTTTGACTTCCATAATACTTAGCtctcatatttatttttgaatgtactGCATGAGATGCATCGGCTGCAACCTCTAGCTTAATGCGCATAGTTATTACACGCTAACACACAGGTAGATCATATCAACTACAGGGAACTCAAGAACCACCCCCACGGGAAAACTCAAATTCAGCTCCTCCCCTGTGATAGCTTCAGACCCCCAACCTAGTCACCATTCAAGTAGATGGGCCTCACAATGCACAGGAAGTTCCACAAATTAGGGACTAACAGGAAAATATGTTCCACCGAGAACACACTGCCTCCCAACCACAGACAAACATCTACCACTAAATCctattcccactgaagccaatggcaaaagtcccattgacttcatctggAGCAAGACACCACAATTTGGAACCATCAAGCACTCATCGGTTGGAGAGGTGGTTTCTTATATAGTCACAACTTTAATTTCTTAGGGCTTATTGCAGCTAAGCCTCCAGGGCTTCATGTGGGTCTACACTGACTCCCCATTAGTCAGCTGTAAAATATTCAGCAAGAAATAGGAGAAAGTTAGAGCTTTTAAAAAGTCCTTATCTTTCAAGCAGGAGCACCCCAATTGCTGCAGTTACTATCATACAAAGAGATATGACACAAGGTTTCCTATTCTGCATGGTATGTATCTGAAATTCAAAATGACAGCATCCATATCCAACATCAATGCCTCTGCAGAGTTCGAGACGTTTTTCAGGTCCCCTATTGACCTGGCTTAGAAGGCCCTTAATAAATTAAAGCCTCAATGGATGTTGGCTTAAAAATATAAAGTTGCTgcaattttctctctcctctaaAAAGGCAAGAGTTGTTCTACTTAGCTAGCACCAATTTCTGCATACTAGGGTTGCTGTTCTTGACCTGAATAGTGATGGCGGGAATTGAATCACGACTAAAGCATTTTAGTAAATCTTGGTATGCTATGTCACACCTCATCAGCCAACACCCCACTTTTATTCTGTGCATTCTGTAAAAATAATCATTCTTCATTGCTTTCTGGGTTAAAGCCCCATATCATGTAGGTTCTGGAAACATTGCTTTCAGACactttggctgagattttcaaagacacctgGGGGACACAGACATCCAATTCCCAATAATCTCAGCCATTGTGCAAAAGATATTAGAGTGAATCGGGTCCCAAACTGGAAAATATAAGATTAATCTTTTCCTCCATAAAATAACTACAAGAAAGCAGAGACTTCTTCTCAGCTTGTGCATTAAAGAGTTACTAAACAACTGAGAATTTCCTAACATTTGAGCATATAAAGTTGCTTTTGTAAAAGAACAATTTAGTGTCCTCAAACAGAACTTTGTGTGGATTTAATTATGAGCAAAACAGGGCAGCTCTGGCCACAGCAAGGATTAAAAATGATTTTCCATGAGACAAAGAATTATAGGTATTCTGAACCCGATATTTACTTCGTGATTCTGGCACAATTGAGCCATATGCTTAAAACAGATCTGCATCAAGGGGAATATGCTACTCACATATGGCGCAAAGATCAGGATCAGATGCAGACAGCACCATCTGCTGATCTCTTGACTATACGTTACCGTGAATATCCAGAAAGTCACAAATAAGGAAACATCTGCACTAGAGTGTCTAGTTAGGCTTGAAATTACAGCAATGGCTACCAGCAATAAACCTCACACAAAGCGCAATCTGACGACAACAGCAAGAAATGTAGAAACTACTTTGCAGCTTCTCTCTAGTGCAAACATCTACTGCAGTATAAATGTTGCTCTCTCTTCCAAAGCACCATAAAGTAGATATTCCACCAAGCAGCTCTGTTGCACTCTGGTGGGGTGATACTATTGCATTGCTCCATAGGACTCCACAAAGCACTCTTAAGACTGATAAGACGCTCACTGCACAGTGACTGGAGGTTTCTGCCCTGTGAATATTAACTTGCAAGCAAACATTAGAATAGCACTTGTGCTCAAACCTTAGCGCTGTTTCACATGAAGAGCTTCTTTCTGACGCATACAATGCTAAATGCCTCATCGTTTTGGTTTAGACAGGGGCAACTTTATGGACCCAGCCAGGTCAaaaagcacagaagtaaggagaaattaaagaaaaaccaAAGACGTTACAAGGAATTGTTTTAAAGCATTAGCATGAACAAGACAGGTGAATTACATAGGCTGGTCACCAGAAAACCTTTAACCCAGAACAGCATGTACATATTCAGCACCTCGCTCAATTCACAGACATTACAGCTTATTCCTTTTGGTCAGGGCCAAACGAGCAGACACTCTGACCTATCTTCTCGCGGATCAAGTATTTTGGTGAGGTGTGGGCAAAGCTGGTGTGGCACAGTCTAGGCCATCTGTTCTGCAGCATGTTTCATAATCCCTAGATTCCTTTTCACTGTGTGCTAGAAATTATCTTTGCATTAAATGTTAAGTGATTTATTTCTTCCATTTCTCTATATTAAGGAGAttcctattattatttatgaaACCACAGTTGTGTGACATCACAACTAATCAATGTCACAagtggactctctccagtttgtccacatctttcctaaaatctGGCACCCAGACTTGGCGGCAATACTCCAGCCGAGGCCTCTCCAGTGCCAAGTAAAGCAAGACAATAACTCCTGTGTCTTAAATACAACATTCAtgttaacacaccccagaattAAATTAGCCTCTCTCGTAAcggcatcatattgttgacttaTACGCAACTTGCAACTCCACTATAAGCCCCAGGTCCTTtacagcagtactactgcctagccagttattccccatcttGTAGATGTGCATTTgactttttccttcctaagtgtagtacatTGCACTTctgcttattgaatttcatcttgttgatttcagaacaattctccaAGTTCTCAaggttgttctgaattctaatcctgtcctccaaagtgcttgtaactATGACTTGCTTGGTGGCctctacaaattttataagcatactctccccctccattttccaagtcattaatgaaaatatggaGTAAGTACAAGCCcgaggactgacccctgcagggccCCACTAGATTGCCACCCTCCACCCTaagtttgacagcaaacccttgataactactctttacGTACTCTTTAGTGGTCTTTtaaccaattgtgcacccactttataggaatttcatctagaccacattcccctagtttgcttatgagaacgtCACGTAGGGttttgtcaaaagccttactaaaatcaagatacatcatcTTTATAACTTccccactaggccagtaacattgtcaaaggaggaaattaggttgggTTGGCATGATGCatccttgacaaatccatgctggctattccttataactctATTATCCTCTAAATGcctacaaactgattgtttaataatttgctccagtatcttcCCAGGTTTTGAAGTTAGGACTTGGGgatttatagaccagtcagcctcttttttctccatttttaaagatagatactatgtttgcccttctccaggcctctgggacctcacccatcctccatgagttcttgaagatcaTTGCTAACCGTTTGAGAttccttcagctagttccttaagtgccCTAGATGAATTTTATCAAGCACTCCTGACTTGAATAcgtctaacttat includes these proteins:
- the CILP gene encoding cartilage intermediate layer protein 1 isoform X2, with translation MIAARGWILSLLLLATTSVLSEGERVLKQSVSRLQPRQKPLTPFVKDNLANHGEWTTWFNVDHPGGNGDHERLDAIRFYFRDKVCKRPRRIEARTTDWVPAQSTGQVVHASLQEGFWCLNKEQPAGKTCLNYAVRFLCPIECNLTCSMGRVNAECDSCMCEDHVLHGMVSLADGAPAAEATVYVQSENLKLLTESDSNGGFRIPGVCPDGKNILKIKKARYATVTVPIPESTKKSSIIHVRLKRADKPYIVKNPVDKVRRIGQNVILCCKAVGNPAPAQYLWYHNGTLLDSSVYKYNSKLVLRNLKVDQAGEYFCKASNDAGSVKSQAAKLSVIASDEASCDPRPESYFIRLPHDCFQNATNSLYYDVGKCPANICAGKIDQGLQCKDRAAYCCGVSKMEIREISCSGYTLPTKVAVECGCSVCTEIKMTVRGRAIAADNGEPIRFGHIYIGNNRISMTGYKGTFSVHIPADTERLVLTFVDRLQKFVNTTKVLPFNKKGGAVFHEIKLLRKKAPVMLESSETNTIPLGDMEGDDPIAELEIPPNTFYRQNGELYTGKVKASVTFLDPRNMSTATAAQSDLNYINEEGDMLPLHTYGMFSMDFTDETATEFLNAGKVRVHLDSAQVRIPEHLQQMKLWSLNPETGLWEEEGDFKPDQSTRRKREERIFLVGNMEIRERRLFNLDVPESRRCYVKVRAYRSERFLPSEQVEGAVISLINMEPASGYSSNPRAWGRFDSAVTGPNGACLPAFCDEQRPDAYSAYILASLEGEELEAVPSSPRLNPNAVGVPQPYLNKLNYRRTDHVDPRIKKTAFSITVAKPSPSTAGESNGPIYASENLRECEQAHYSAAHFRFYRVERDRYDYNTVPFNENDPMSWTEDYQAWWPNPMEYRACYMKVKINGPQEVNIRSHNMGGTHPYTVGKLYGIRDVRTIRDMEQSDLSTVCLEFKCSGMLYDQDRVDRTLVRIIPQGKCYRESVNSMLQEYLVNHPPLAVNNESGEYTMLAPLDPLGHNYGIYTVTDQNPSIAKEIALGRCFDGTSDGTSRVMKSNIGIALTFNCVEREVAQQSLFQSLQNSPRRRERTGIRRQQRDIGIGQAKMRRVTQRRSSPRVQCTPTD
- the CILP gene encoding cartilage intermediate layer protein 1 isoform X1, which codes for MIAARGWILSLLLLATTSVLSEGERVLKQSVSRLQPRQKPLTPFVKDNLANHGEWTTWFNVDHPGGNGDHERLDAIRFYFRDKVCKRPRRIEARTTDWVPAQSTGQVVHASLQEGFWCLNKEQPAGKTCLNYAVRFLCPIGSLLHDSKRFWSPWSKWSACSAECGKTGVQTRIRTCLAESHLDLHCNEVTEEGRLCIGHSCSECNLTCSMGRVNAECDSCMCEDHVLHGMVSLADGAPAAEATVYVQSENLKLLTESDSNGGFRIPGVCPDGKNILKIKKARYATVTVPIPESTKKSSIIHVRLKRADKPYIVKNPVDKVRRIGQNVILCCKAVGNPAPAQYLWYHNGTLLDSSVYKYNSKLVLRNLKVDQAGEYFCKASNDAGSVKSQAAKLSVIASDEASCDPRPESYFIRLPHDCFQNATNSLYYDVGKCPANICAGKIDQGLQCKDRAAYCCGVSKMEIREISCSGYTLPTKVAVECGCSVCTEIKMTVRGRAIAADNGEPIRFGHIYIGNNRISMTGYKGTFSVHIPADTERLVLTFVDRLQKFVNTTKVLPFNKKGGAVFHEIKLLRKKAPVMLESSETNTIPLGDMEGDDPIAELEIPPNTFYRQNGELYTGKVKASVTFLDPRNMSTATAAQSDLNYINEEGDMLPLHTYGMFSMDFTDETATEFLNAGKVRVHLDSAQVRIPEHLQQMKLWSLNPETGLWEEEGDFKPDQSTRRKREERIFLVGNMEIRERRLFNLDVPESRRCYVKVRAYRSERFLPSEQVEGAVISLINMEPASGYSSNPRAWGRFDSAVTGPNGACLPAFCDEQRPDAYSAYILASLEGEELEAVPSSPRLNPNAVGVPQPYLNKLNYRRTDHVDPRIKKTAFSITVAKPSPSTAGESNGPIYASENLRECEQAHYSAAHFRFYRVERDRYDYNTVPFNENDPMSWTEDYQAWWPNPMEYRACYMKVKINGPQEVNIRSHNMGGTHPYTVGKLYGIRDVRTIRDMEQSDLSTVCLEFKCSGMLYDQDRVDRTLVRIIPQGKCYRESVNSMLQEYLVNHPPLAVNNESGEYTMLAPLDPLGHNYGIYTVTDQNPSIAKEIALGRCFDGTSDGTSRVMKSNIGIALTFNCVEREVAQQSLFQSLQNSPRRRERTGIRRQQRDIGIGQAKMRRVTQRRSSPRVQCTPTD